One Glandiceps talaboti chromosome 20, keGlaTala1.1, whole genome shotgun sequence genomic region harbors:
- the LOC144451009 gene encoding junction-mediating and -regulatory protein-like, which produces MERVDSCEDWIAIKHSAFEIEKPSANVRLRFSAEWKEKEHRVALTVHEVTRKKRTAKFGVPENTWTAMFRLCDLQYAHLQMCLLQPQLADYAPELPYEPRGLWSLIQKMRIPESFPQSLERYLDIALDLCGKNNIIDTLFNTETSIEQYLENMSELKRRSYEDRLKEAREGLEETIRLRDGSVNMLTMISVYEKEDCAVDEVRLARAELYDYQLQPFLDEREMTLQRVQELKDVLQDEDLTDSEKEKYADEYNESHNSYLTALETIYDLQINYYKECADLSKGMLERMRIDEGRFGKAAWEYKAAGRLTQVEDNLLNEQIQILNIKKQKLEHEQEKVKQELALLEEGKGLKQEVQRLEELFQDNQMKLYDITLKISEKQEQRLKNRLQTIQKELQKANEEVVFYDAYEDLDEVDDDSDEEDNKKNNQDPRIASLKAKMNKIYRRRAIVRNKKKAYIQQNEDKKEEEIGKEIKYQTHHAIKLKIEKKKEEDAQKKDTIQQERQKTLERLRNYKMKYHSPSILMARQVKKTKKPVRKNSDGKLNPDTRKKDCPPKTSNLTTETKPGALFIPLDNPSTPPTYAPPPPPPPPPPPPPPPPPPPALPSHGATSTENDNKVKRVKITATSSLKEKTMGVDLSSIVEARKKLKPAAVDESQAKDDPMNSMLTMIKNGVKLRKTTTRDNMRGSTGITDDTATILQNALEKMNLQTNISSDEESDEDSDFD; this is translated from the exons ATGGAACGGGTGGACAGCTGTGAAGACTGGATAGCGATCAAGCACTCTGCTTTTGAGATAGAAAAACCTTCCGCAAACGTAAGGTTAAGGTTTTCGGCAGAATGGAAAGAAAAGGAACACCGTGTCGCGCTCACAGTTCACGAAGTTACCCGGAAAAAACGAACGGCGAAGTTCGGCGTACCAGAAAATACATGGACGGCAATGTTCAGATTATGTGATTTACAATATGCGCACCTACAGATGTGTTTACTACAGCCCCAATTGGCAGATTACGCCCCAGAGTTGCCATACGAACCACGGGGCCTTTGGAGTTTGATCCAAAAAATGCGAATACCCGAGAGTTTCCCCCAAAGCCTCGAGAGGTACCTCGACATTGCCTTGGACCTGTGCGGTAAGAACAACATAATTGACACCCTCTTTAACACCGAGACTTCAATCGAACAGTATCTTGAAAATATGAGCGAATTGAAGCGACGAAGTTATGAAGACAGACTGAAGGAAGCGAGAGAAGGTTTAGAAGAAACCATACGATTGAGAGACGGGTCCGTGAATATGTTAACCATGATATCTGTGTACGAGAAAGAAGACTGTGCTGTTGATGAAGTGCGATTAGCCAGAGCAGAATTGTACGATTATCAACTCCAACCTTTTCTGGATGAAAGAGAAATGACTCTCCAAAGAGTACAAGAGTTGAAGGATGTTCTTCAAGATGAAGATCTGACAGACAGTGAGAAAGAGAAGTATGCTGACGAATACAACGAATCTCATAATTCATACTTGACTGCATTGGAGACGATATATGACTTACAAATTAATTACTACAAAGAGTGTGCTGATTTGAGTAAAG GTATGTTAGAGAGGATGAGGATTGATGAAGGGAGATTTGGAAAAGCAGCATGGGAATACAAGGCAGCAGGTAGATTGACACAGGTTGAAGACAATCTTCTAAATGAACAGATCCAAATCCTTAACATCAAAAAACAGAAATTAGAACATGAACAGGAAAAGGTTAAACAGGAG CTGGCACTACTGGAAGAAGGGAAAGGACTGAAGCAGGAAGTTCAAAGACTGGAAGAGCTTTTCCAGgataatcaaatgaaattatatgacATCACGCTCAAGATTTCTGAGAAACAGGAACAAAGACTGAAAAATAGACTTCAGACGATTCAAAAGGAATTACAAA AAGCAAATGAAGAAGTTGTATTTTATGATGCCTATGAAGATCTTGATGAAGTGGATGACGATTCTGATGAGGAAGATAATAAGAAAAACAACCAAGATCCACGTATAGCTTCCTTAAAAGCTAAAATGAATAAGATTTACAGAAGGAGAGCTATTGTTAGGAACAAGAAA AAAGCATACATtcagcagaatgaagacaagaAAGAAGAGGAGATtggtaaagaaataaaataccaAACTCATCATGCGATAAAACTT AAAATAGAGAAGAAGAAAGAAGAAGATGCACAGAAAAAAGACACAATTCAACAGGAAAGACAGAAAACATTGGAAAGATTACGTAACTATAAAATG AAATATCACAGTCCATCCATACTAATGGCAAGACAagtaaagaaaacaaagaaaccAGTGAGGAAAAATAGTGATGGAAAACTGAACCCTGATACAAGGAAGAAAGATTGTCCTCCTAAAACAAGTAACCTCACAACTGAAACAAAACCTGGGGCATTATTTATCCCATTAGATAACCCATCGACTCCACCTACATAtgcaccaccgccaccacctcccccaccaccaccaccgccacctcctcctcctcctcccccaGCCCTTCCTTCACATGGAGCCACATCAACAGAGAACGACAACAAAGTTAAAAGGGTGAAGATCACAGCAACTAGTAGTTTGAAAGAGAAAACTATGGGAGTGGATCTAAGCAGTATTGTTGAAGCCAGAAAGAAATTGAAACCTGCAGCAGTTGATGAATCGCAAGCCAAAG ATGATCCGATGAATTCAATGCTGACCATGATCAAAAATGGTGTTAAGCTAAGGAAAACAACAACTCGTGACAATATGCGAGGATCTACAGGTATAACAGATGATACCGCTACGATTCTTCAGAACGCCTTGGAAAAGATGAACCTTCAAACTAACATAAGTTCGGATGAAGAGTCTGATGAAGATTCAGATTTTGATTAA